DNA from Leptospira bandrabouensis:
TTCCATTTCATTCATAGCACCGTGTATCGCCATTTCTAACACGGGAAAGTTGGAACTTTTTTGTTCAGTGACAATGGGGCGATCTTTCACTTGTATCGGTAAATTGGTGACACGATCTACAGCACGCCTGATATCATTGACAACACCATCGGGGTTATTATGTTCTAAATCAATTTTGATACTAATATCGGATTCGGAGTTTCGAGAAATGGAACGAACCGAATCCAAACCTTCTACTTCGCGTAACTTCTCTTCGATGGGAATGGTTACTTTTTTTTCCACATCCACTGGGCTTGCCCCAGGATATACGGTAAGGACTCGCACTTGGCGAAAATTCACTCGAGGAAATGCTTCCCGTTTCATAGATAAAACTGAAATCATTCCCGCAAGGAACAAAAAGATAAAAACCAAATTGGCAACTAATGGTTTATAGACGAAGAAATGAATAATTTTTTTCATAAATAGATTGCTGGTAGAATCAATCTAAAAATCTTGAATGTCGGGTCAAGATGAAACGTTAATTTATCAACTTGGTTTTTCTGATTCGCGTTCTTTTAATACAGTTTCAATGACTTCTACAAAAACAGAAGCATCTTGTGCCCCGCTCACAGCATACTTTCCACCTATGATAAAGTAAGGAACGCCACTAATTCCATTTTGGTGGTAATAAGAAATTTCCTGTCTGATATTTTCTTTGAGTTCAGGATTTGAATAGATGGCTTCAAATTTGGTGCGATCTTTATAAATCGGTTCTGCTACTTCCCAAATCACTTCCTTATTTGTAAGGTCTTTTCCTTCAGTAAAGTTCGCGGCAAAAAACAAATCTACGAGTTTTGCTTGTTCTTCTAAAGTCGAAAGTCCCGCAACCAGGGCGTGTAAAATGAGTGTATTGGTAGCTTTTGGGATAGCTTCAAATTGAAAAGGAATGCCTACCGATTTTCCAATTTCTGTCAATCGTTGCCAAGCACCATCCAACCGATCCAAACTTCCAAATTTTTGTGTTAGGTGCTCTTTGTAATCAATCCCAGATTCAGGAATTTCTGGAGAAAGTTGGAAAGGTCTCCATCGAACTTGGGGATCAATTTTGTTACCTACAGTCTGGAGGGCCAACTCTAGTTTCTTTTTTCCGACATAACACCAGGGACAAGCTACATCAGAGACGATATCAATGGAAAAAGGTTCAGAGTTGGTTGACATTTTATATTAGACTCCTATCCAATTAAGGTTTAGAACCATAAATGGAAAAATAATGAAGCTCACAAGAAAAAGTTTTTTATGGAACAGTTTGGCCTCAGGTGCCCTAGTGTCACTCTCTGCATTACAAAATAATTTATATGCTTATAGCACTACAGATGCAACACTCCATAGACAAGATCCCTTAGGATTTGCGGAGTCCCTTGGTTTAACCAAACCAATAGACCAGATCCTTGTCACAGCTCTCCTGGCACCCAATTCCCATAATTCGCAACCATGGAAAATAAAGAAGGTTTCCGATTCAGAATTTTTACTTTTTGGAGATAAAGAAAAACAACTTATTGAAATCGATTCTCTCAACAGACAATTTTTCCACACACAAGGTTGTTTTTTGGAACTTGCTCATTTAACAGCCGATAAACTAATGTTTGATACAAAAATCACCTACTTCCCAAAAGGCAAACCGGAACCAAAAACCTTTTCTAATTTGCCCGTTGCAAAATTTGAAATTTTCCCAAAAACTAAATGTGTTCATGATTTTTTATTTGCCGGTGTCCCCAATCGTAGAATGAACCGTTCCGTTTATTCTGGTAATTTAATTTCCAAGGAAGAAATAGAAGACTTAAAAATTTTAATGGGTCCCACAAAACATAAATTACTCTTCGTAAATGATCCAAAACAATTAGAATCCATACTTCCTATTTTGGATGCGGCCTTTGCAATGGAAACCAATCGTACGGAATCCAACGAACTGAATCGGAAATGGTTTCGTGTTTCGAAAGAAGACATTTATACAAAACGAGATGGACTCACATTAGAAGGAAATGGACTTTCAGGAATCAAACTTTGGTTTGCAAAAACATTCTTTGTGGATCTATCGAAAGAATCATGGCACTCTGAATCTGCCAAAGAAGCGGGAATTCAAATGTTCCAAAAGCAAGTGTATTCTTCTAAGGCACTTGTGTTTTTCATCACGGAAGGATCTGATGAGGAAAGAACTTGGATAGAAACTGGCCGGGATTTTATGCGTCTCACTTTGGCATGTGCAGTCAGAGAAGTTGCCTTTCACACCATGAACCAATCGGTAGAAGATTATCCTGAAAGTAGAGAGTTCACCAAACAATTGAAAACGATCCTTGGTCTAAAATCAAAAGAACAAATCCAATTGATAGCAAGGATGGGAAGGAGTTCGTACGAATACAATTCCCCTAGACGTGAATTGAGTAGTTTCCTGATTTAAATAGCGGGATAGACAACTTCACCCGCAGATTCAAAAGCTGGTTTGGAAAACAAGTACCCTTGGTAGAGAGAAATTCCCATATCTACCAAAACTTTCAATTCATCGGTAGTCTCTACACCTTCAGCTATCACTGCGATTCCAATTTCCTGGCATACATTTGCAATGGCTTTGGTTAATTTTTGAGCTACAGAATTGGTATGGATGTTTCGGATCAGTTCCATATCTAACTTAATGAGGTCGGGTTGGAATTTAGCGAGTAAATTGAGTCCAGAGTATCCCGAACCAAAATCATC
Protein-coding regions in this window:
- a CDS encoding DsbA family oxidoreductase, with protein sequence MSTNSEPFSIDIVSDVACPWCYVGKKKLELALQTVGNKIDPQVRWRPFQLSPEIPESGIDYKEHLTQKFGSLDRLDGAWQRLTEIGKSVGIPFQFEAIPKATNTLILHALVAGLSTLEEQAKLVDLFFAANFTEGKDLTNKEVIWEVAEPIYKDRTKFEAIYSNPELKENIRQEISYYHQNGISGVPYFIIGGKYAVSGAQDASVFVEVIETVLKERESEKPS
- a CDS encoding Acg family FMN-binding oxidoreductase; the encoded protein is MKLTRKSFLWNSLASGALVSLSALQNNLYAYSTTDATLHRQDPLGFAESLGLTKPIDQILVTALLAPNSHNSQPWKIKKVSDSEFLLFGDKEKQLIEIDSLNRQFFHTQGCFLELAHLTADKLMFDTKITYFPKGKPEPKTFSNLPVAKFEIFPKTKCVHDFLFAGVPNRRMNRSVYSGNLISKEEIEDLKILMGPTKHKLLFVNDPKQLESILPILDAAFAMETNRTESNELNRKWFRVSKEDIYTKRDGLTLEGNGLSGIKLWFAKTFFVDLSKESWHSESAKEAGIQMFQKQVYSSKALVFFITEGSDEERTWIETGRDFMRLTLACAVREVAFHTMNQSVEDYPESREFTKQLKTILGLKSKEQIQLIARMGRSSYEYNSPRRELSSFLI